In a single window of the Pandoraea pulmonicola genome:
- a CDS encoding Lrp/AsnC ligand binding domain-containing protein has translation MRVQQQSIRTLDRLDRRILTLLQQDGRMSMKDLSEQVGLSITPCIERVKRMERDGVIMGYFARVNPAALGAALLVFVEITLDHKSGNMFDQFRREVLRIPEVMECHLISGDFDYLIKARIREMSEYRKLLGDILLQLPGAVQSKSYVVMEEIKETLTIYVEE, from the coding sequence ATGAGAGTTCAACAGCAATCGATCCGGACGCTGGACCGGCTCGACCGGCGCATCCTCACATTGCTTCAGCAGGACGGACGGATGTCGATGAAGGACCTCTCGGAGCAGGTTGGCCTGTCGATCACCCCGTGCATCGAGCGCGTCAAGCGCATGGAGCGCGATGGCGTGATCATGGGATATTTCGCCCGGGTAAATCCCGCGGCATTGGGGGCGGCGCTGCTCGTGTTCGTCGAGATCACGCTGGACCACAAGTCGGGCAACATGTTCGACCAGTTCCGGCGCGAAGTGCTGCGCATACCTGAGGTGATGGAGTGCCACCTGATCTCGGGCGATTTCGACTATCTGATCAAGGCGCGTATTCGCGAGATGTCCGAGTATCGGAAACTGCTCGGCGACATCCTTTTGCAACTGCCGGGCGCTGTGCAGTCGAAGAGCTATGTCGTGATGGAGGAGATCAAGGAGACGCTGACGATTTACGTCGAGGAGTGA
- a CDS encoding PA0069 family radical SAM protein, with the protein MASSFAPPPSRKGRGATANLESRFSAWRRESDETRHESDMAQECEVKFVTQVALENARTIISRNTSADIPFDRSINPYRGCEHGCTYCFARPTHAYLGLSPGLDFETRLYAKHNAAERLDAELRKRGYQPALLALGANTDPYQPIEREYRITRSVLEVLERFGHPVGITTKSALVTRDVDILSRMAERGLVRVFISVGTLDADIARKMEPRANTPARRIEAIRKLTSAGIPTGVIVAPIVPAFTDFDIERVLTTAAEAGATYAAYVMLRLPLEVHDVFVTWLEEHYPLRARHVMSLIEQVRDGKHNSSEFGTRMKGTGLHAELIRQRFHLAARKLGLNQARPPLRNDQFKVPAPDSPPRTGSNGGKPARDRTSPRGTLDSSDPTGTANPQLPLF; encoded by the coding sequence ATGGCTTCCTCGTTCGCGCCGCCCCCGTCGCGCAAGGGCCGAGGCGCTACTGCCAATCTGGAGTCACGCTTTTCGGCCTGGCGCCGAGAAAGCGATGAAACGCGCCACGAATCGGACATGGCCCAGGAATGCGAGGTCAAATTCGTCACGCAGGTCGCACTGGAGAATGCGCGCACGATCATTTCGCGCAACACGTCGGCGGACATTCCGTTCGACCGCTCGATCAACCCCTACCGTGGCTGCGAACACGGTTGCACCTATTGCTTTGCGCGCCCGACCCATGCCTATCTCGGTCTGTCCCCCGGGCTCGACTTCGAAACGCGGCTCTACGCCAAGCACAATGCGGCCGAACGGCTGGACGCAGAACTGCGCAAACGTGGTTATCAACCCGCGCTTCTCGCACTGGGCGCCAACACCGATCCATACCAGCCTATCGAACGGGAATACCGCATCACACGTAGCGTGCTCGAAGTGCTGGAGCGCTTCGGGCACCCGGTTGGCATCACCACGAAATCCGCGCTGGTCACACGCGACGTCGACATTCTGTCGCGCATGGCCGAACGGGGACTGGTGCGTGTGTTCATCTCCGTGGGAACGCTCGACGCGGACATCGCCCGTAAGATGGAACCTCGCGCGAACACCCCGGCCCGCCGTATAGAAGCCATTCGCAAGCTGACCAGTGCGGGGATTCCGACCGGAGTGATCGTGGCGCCGATCGTGCCCGCGTTCACCGACTTTGATATCGAGCGCGTGTTAACCACCGCCGCCGAAGCGGGTGCGACCTACGCCGCCTACGTGATGCTACGGCTCCCTCTCGAGGTTCACGACGTTTTCGTGACGTGGCTGGAAGAGCACTACCCGCTCCGAGCACGCCACGTGATGAGCCTGATCGAGCAGGTGCGGGACGGCAAACACAACAGTTCGGAATTCGGTACCCGCATGAAGGGGACGGGTCTACATGCCGAGTTGATTCGGCAACGCTTCCATCTGGCGGCGCGCAAGCTTGGACTCAACCAGGCGCGCCCGCCGCTGCGCAACGATCAATTCAAGGTCCCGGCGCCGGACTCACCGCCCAGGACTGGCAGCAATGGCGGTAAGCCAGCGCGCGACCGGACGTCGCCAAGAGGAACATTGGATTCCAGCGATCCAACGGGAACCGCCAATCCGCAGTTGCCGCTCTTCTGA
- a CDS encoding Rossmann-like and DUF2520 domain-containing protein, translating into MTTTSSPSLKPTLGFIGAGRVARAMAAAASRAGYRVTVVASRQLHAAQRIATALRECEPMPVERPRDMNAVFDHADLVFLTVPDDAIAICATALSPKAGQALVHCSGASEVALLAPAASHGAQIGGFHPLFLFAGLDNDAERMSGCAITIEADAPLNRTLQALARDMGCRALSIPAGERMRYHAGANYAASFLLCLLDEATTLWRAVGMPEADAQAAIWPLVMGTLDAARERGLPGALAGPVSRGDAGIVARHTEALAVMGGNHATLYSLLTLRAIHLARQRPNADHAALNAIARTIAPYLPPTAPPKAGGSA; encoded by the coding sequence TTGACTACGACATCCTCCCCCTCTCTCAAGCCGACGCTCGGCTTCATTGGCGCGGGCCGCGTCGCTCGGGCCATGGCCGCTGCGGCATCGCGCGCCGGCTATCGGGTGACAGTTGTCGCTAGCCGGCAACTCCACGCCGCGCAACGCATCGCGACAGCGCTGCGCGAGTGCGAACCGATGCCAGTTGAACGGCCGCGGGACATGAATGCGGTCTTCGACCATGCCGATCTGGTGTTTCTGACGGTTCCCGACGACGCCATCGCCATCTGCGCCACCGCCCTGTCCCCGAAAGCCGGACAAGCGCTGGTGCATTGCAGTGGCGCGTCCGAGGTCGCTCTGCTCGCACCGGCGGCGAGCCACGGCGCCCAGATCGGGGGGTTCCACCCGCTCTTTCTGTTTGCCGGGCTGGACAACGACGCCGAGCGCATGTCCGGTTGCGCCATCACGATCGAAGCGGACGCGCCGCTGAACCGCACGCTGCAGGCACTGGCCCGCGACATGGGATGCCGCGCCCTGTCGATTCCTGCTGGCGAACGCATGCGTTACCACGCCGGCGCCAACTACGCCGCCAGTTTTCTGCTCTGCCTGCTCGACGAAGCGACGACGCTCTGGCGTGCGGTCGGCATGCCGGAGGCCGACGCACAAGCCGCCATATGGCCGCTCGTGATGGGCACCCTTGACGCGGCTCGCGAGCGCGGACTGCCGGGCGCCCTCGCCGGTCCGGTGTCGCGCGGCGACGCCGGCATCGTGGCTCGACATACGGAAGCGCTGGCGGTCATGGGCGGAAACCACGCGACGCTGTACTCGCTCCTGACGCTTCGAGCGATCCATCTGGCCCGCCAACGTCCGAACGCCGACCACGCTGCACTCAACGCCATCGCCAGAACCATCGCCCCCTACCTGCCCCCAACCGCGCCGCCCAAAGCAGGCGGCAGTGCATAA
- a CDS encoding TM2 domain-containing protein, producing the protein MNAVAYKSKTLTAGLAMLFGTIGLHRFYLYGLRDRFGWAHIVGSACGIAGWGLLVTSELRSPAGWVLTILGAISLFSAFLAAIVYGLRPDERWNAQFNPSARQKSRSGWTAVIIVAVSLFVGAMLMMVGFAVAFQTYFETHDTPNRLSQ; encoded by the coding sequence ATGAACGCAGTCGCCTATAAATCCAAGACCCTGACCGCTGGACTGGCCATGCTGTTCGGCACGATCGGACTGCACCGCTTCTATCTTTACGGTCTGCGCGATCGTTTTGGCTGGGCTCATATCGTGGGCTCGGCATGCGGGATTGCCGGATGGGGATTGTTGGTGACGAGTGAGTTGCGTTCTCCCGCCGGGTGGGTCCTGACTATCCTCGGAGCCATTTCGCTGTTCTCGGCCTTTCTTGCCGCCATCGTCTATGGCCTTCGTCCCGACGAACGCTGGAACGCCCAGTTCAATCCGAGCGCGCGGCAAAAGTCGCGTTCGGGCTGGACGGCGGTCATCATTGTCGCCGTCTCCCTGTTTGTCGGCGCCATGCTGATGATGGTCGGCTTTGCCGTGGCGTTCCAGACCTATTTCGAAACGCACGACACGCCCAACCGCCTGTCGCAATAA
- a CDS encoding META and DUF4377 domain-containing protein — translation MTQRRLSFLPSSFASYLAALIVPAAMLAGCAAPSGGGDNQSASPDASATANAPADILGTWQLVKWEGASDVPPLPEGRTINLTFNDKNAFSGTGGCNRIFGQYKIGPGNGQVSLQAPAATRMACPDSMAFEDRYLKTLPRVTRFERRDTQLTLRTTDGETLTYASQTLLNRTIAGATGNQKTEDRILDVDSKMADCAGVAKRKCLRVRNADDSGKTQWELWYAHIDGFEWKPGVEYRVKIHGEPMENPPADASSMRWTLVEVIRETPSR, via the coding sequence ATGACTCAACGTCGACTCTCGTTCCTGCCTTCGTCGTTCGCTTCCTATCTGGCGGCCTTGATCGTCCCGGCAGCCATGCTGGCCGGTTGCGCAGCACCGTCCGGCGGGGGGGACAATCAATCCGCCTCGCCTGACGCATCGGCCACGGCCAATGCGCCGGCCGATATTCTCGGCACCTGGCAGTTGGTGAAGTGGGAGGGTGCCAGCGACGTTCCGCCCCTGCCGGAAGGTCGCACGATCAATCTGACATTCAACGACAAGAACGCCTTCTCCGGCACCGGTGGCTGCAATCGGATCTTTGGTCAGTACAAGATCGGTCCGGGCAACGGACAAGTGAGTCTGCAGGCGCCTGCCGCAACGCGCATGGCATGTCCGGATTCGATGGCGTTCGAAGACCGTTATCTGAAAACGCTGCCTCGCGTCACGCGTTTCGAGCGCCGCGATACGCAATTGACGCTTCGCACGACCGACGGCGAAACACTGACTTACGCGTCGCAAACGCTGCTCAATCGCACCATTGCCGGCGCCACCGGAAACCAAAAAACGGAAGACCGGATCCTGGACGTCGACTCGAAGATGGCGGATTGCGCAGGCGTGGCCAAGCGCAAGTGTCTGCGCGTACGCAACGCGGATGACTCGGGCAAAACGCAGTGGGAACTCTGGTACGCCCACATCGATGGCTTCGAGTGGAAGCCCGGCGTAGAATACCGCGTGAAAATCCACGGTGAACCGATGGAAAATCCGCCCGCCGACGCTTCGAGCATGCGCTGGACGCTCGTCGAAGTCATTCGAGAAACACCTTCCCGATAA
- a CDS encoding PQQ-dependent sugar dehydrogenase, whose translation MRRFPDGWQPTFRPQWLARLAARGACLGSLAQRTGAVLAANVLATGLAVGPALATARDALPIERLSLPPGFHVEVLSDQVPGARGMALGPKGTLFVGSRAQGNVYAITLDPSRAYAAKVRTIASDLNMPIGVAIHNGSLYISAVSRILKLDDIENRLDKPGKPVVVYDMLPSESHHGGRYIAFGPDQRLYVGVGAPCNVCKRDENRYAIIGSMKADGSDWRVVARGVRNTVGFDWQPGTNALWFTDNGRDLLGDDLPNDELNRLGRPGEHFGFPYCHAGDIVDPEFGREKPCAAFTPPMTKLGAHVAALGMRFYTGKQFPNDYRGSIFIAEHGSWNRSRKVGYRVVRTVLDAKGNVTRQEVFAQGWLGSDESVWGRPVDLLTLPDGSLLISDDYAGAIYRITYRRP comes from the coding sequence ATGCGACGATTTCCCGATGGATGGCAGCCCACCTTCCGGCCGCAATGGCTAGCGCGGCTTGCCGCGCGAGGCGCCTGCCTCGGGAGCCTCGCGCAACGGACGGGCGCTGTACTCGCCGCAAACGTGCTTGCCACCGGTCTCGCCGTCGGGCCTGCGCTTGCGACTGCGCGGGACGCGCTCCCCATCGAACGCCTTTCCCTGCCGCCCGGCTTCCACGTCGAAGTGCTCTCCGATCAGGTCCCCGGCGCACGCGGCATGGCGCTCGGCCCCAAAGGCACGCTATTCGTGGGTAGCCGCGCACAGGGCAACGTTTACGCCATCACGCTCGATCCCTCTCGCGCCTACGCGGCGAAGGTTCGCACCATCGCGTCCGATCTGAACATGCCCATCGGCGTCGCGATTCACAACGGCTCGCTATATATATCCGCTGTCTCCCGTATTCTTAAGCTTGACGATATCGAAAACCGGCTCGACAAACCGGGCAAGCCTGTCGTCGTGTACGACATGCTCCCGAGCGAGAGCCACCACGGCGGACGATATATCGCCTTCGGCCCCGATCAGCGGCTCTATGTGGGAGTGGGTGCGCCCTGCAACGTCTGCAAGCGCGACGAAAACCGCTACGCCATAATTGGCAGCATGAAAGCGGACGGCAGTGACTGGCGGGTCGTCGCCCGTGGCGTGCGCAACACCGTCGGGTTCGATTGGCAGCCGGGCACCAACGCGCTGTGGTTCACCGACAACGGCCGTGACCTTCTCGGCGATGACTTACCGAACGACGAACTCAATCGTTTGGGCCGCCCGGGCGAACACTTCGGATTTCCCTATTGCCACGCTGGCGATATCGTCGACCCGGAGTTCGGCCGGGAAAAGCCCTGCGCAGCCTTCACACCCCCAATGACCAAGCTCGGCGCCCATGTCGCTGCGCTCGGCATGCGCTTCTATACAGGTAAGCAATTTCCGAACGACTATCGCGGCAGCATCTTTATCGCGGAACATGGATCATGGAACCGAAGCCGCAAGGTCGGGTATCGCGTAGTCCGTACCGTGCTCGACGCAAAAGGCAACGTCACTAGACAGGAGGTCTTTGCACAGGGCTGGCTCGGCAGTGACGAGTCGGTCTGGGGACGCCCCGTCGATCTCCTCACGCTACCGGACGGCTCCTTGTTGATCAGTGACGACTATGCTGGCGCAATCTACCGCATCACCTACCGCAGACCGTGA
- the rpsP gene encoding 30S ribosomal protein S16, with protein sequence MVVIRLARGGAKKRPFYNIVATDSRNRRDGRFIERIGFYNPVAAEGTEGLRIAQDRLTYWQGVGAQLSPTVARLIKQGAKAAA encoded by the coding sequence ATGGTCGTTATCCGCCTGGCTCGCGGCGGCGCGAAGAAGCGCCCGTTCTACAACATCGTTGCAACCGACTCGCGTAACCGCCGCGATGGCCGCTTCATCGAGCGTATTGGCTTCTACAACCCGGTCGCTGCCGAAGGCACGGAAGGTCTGCGCATCGCTCAGGACCGTCTGACGTACTGGCAAGGCGTTGGCGCCCAACTGTCGCCGACCGTGGCTCGCCTGATCAAGCAAGGCGCCAAGGCTGCTGCCTGA